Proteins encoded together in one Eubalaena glacialis isolate mEubGla1 chromosome 7, mEubGla1.1.hap2.+ XY, whole genome shotgun sequence window:
- the LOC133094596 gene encoding small ribosomal subunit protein eS27-like, protein MPLAKDFLHPSPEEKMKHKKKCLVQSPSSYFMDVKCPGCYKITTVFSHAQTVVLCVGCSTVLCQPTRGKARLTEGCYFRQKQH, encoded by the coding sequence ATGCCTCTTGCAAAGGATTTCCTTCATCCCTCTCCAGAAGAGAAGATGAAACACAAGAAGAAGTGCTTGGTGCAGAGCCCCAGTTCCTATTTCATGGATGTGAAATGCCCGGGATGCTATAAAATCACCACCGTCTTTAGCCATGCACAAACAGTAGTTTTGTGTGTTGGCTGCTCTACTGTCCTCTGCCAGCCTACAAGAGGAAAAGCAAGGCTTACAGAAGGTTGCTACTTCAGACAGAAGCAGCACTAA